A genomic stretch from Candidatus Thermoplasmatota archaeon includes:
- a CDS encoding EMC3/TMCO1 family protein yields MVFFPLLGFGYRFPVLTIFLAGSVVIIISALVRHFTTDWIEMAKNQEILSKFQKEYKEARLSNNKYMIKKLEKMQPKLMQKQGEMSSKQMKIMPITLIIFIPIFTWIWDFLTGTTHYYFDVPWAIHVNCLDKYLIFPNWILLYMLLSIPLTQVIQYLLKVLSWSEWRAKVNEG; encoded by the coding sequence ATGGTATTCTTTCCACTACTGGGATTTGGTTATAGATTTCCCGTTCTGACAATTTTTCTTGCTGGCTCTGTTGTAATTATCATATCTGCTCTTGTCCGTCATTTTACCACTGATTGGATAGAGATGGCAAAAAATCAGGAAATTCTTTCAAAGTTTCAGAAAGAGTATAAAGAGGCAAGGCTTTCAAACAACAAGTACATGATCAAAAAACTGGAGAAAATGCAGCCGAAATTGATGCAGAAGCAGGGGGAGATGTCTTCAAAGCAGATGAAAATAATGCCCATAACACTCATTATATTCATCCCAATATTTACGTGGATATGGGATTTTTTGACGGGCACTACCCACTATTACTTTGATGTTCCGTGGGCCATCCATGTGAATTGTCTTGATAAATATCTCATATTTCCTAACTGGATTCTTCTATACATGCTGCTCTCCATCCCGCTTACACAGGTTATTCAATACCTCTTGAAAGTGCTTTCGTGGTCAGAATGGCGGGCGAAGGTAAATGAAGGATAG
- a CDS encoding AAA family ATPase: MKDSITIGGLPGSGTTTVAKILKKKLALPYVYAGDMFREMAGEYSMTLAKFGAYCEQHPEIDVELDKKQEVILMAGHVILEGRLAGWIAYRNDIPSFKIWLDCSEDERVRRVMNREGGEFKRVLQEIKEREKSEKKRYKNFYGIDISDTSIYDIVIDTTNIPPEKVAEEIIEKLRKEAKKV, encoded by the coding sequence ATGAAGGATAGTATAACAATTGGCGGTCTGCCCGGGAGCGGGACAACAACTGTTGCAAAAATTTTGAAAAAAAAACTTGCTTTGCCATACGTATATGCTGGAGACATGTTCAGAGAGATGGCTGGGGAATACAGCATGACCCTTGCCAAATTTGGTGCATACTGCGAGCAGCATCCCGAAATTGACGTAGAACTGGATAAAAAACAGGAAGTAATTCTCATGGCCGGTCACGTTATTTTAGAGGGAAGGCTGGCCGGCTGGATTGCATACCGTAATGACATACCTTCTTTTAAGATATGGCTCGATTGCAGTGAAGACGAGAGGGTTAGACGGGTAATGAATAGAGAGGGCGGTGAATTTAAGAGAGTATTGCAGGAAATAAAGGAAAGAGAAAAAAGTGAAAAGAAAAGATATAAAAATTTTTACGGCATTGACATAAGCGATACTTCAATATATGATATTGTCATAGACACGACCAATATCCCGCCAGAAAAAGTGGCGGAGGAAATCATAGAAAAATTGAGGAAAGAAGCAAAAAAAGTATAA
- a CDS encoding adenylate kinase, producing MVVILAGIPGAGKTTVMNEALKKKKMGFVTYGTVMFEIAKEMGIRSRDEIRKLSIDEQHKMQEMTAERVSKMGDVVVDTHCTIKTPAGYLPGFPYNILKKLKPRLIILVEAEPDEIERRRAKDKDLRKRDEEDLEGIREHQLMNRIAAMSYATLVGATVKIVKNNDGMLEKASQEIIEALG from the coding sequence ATGGTTGTGATCCTTGCCGGAATACCCGGTGCTGGAAAAACAACGGTTATGAACGAAGCATTGAAAAAAAAGAAAATGGGATTTGTGACCTACGGAACGGTTATGTTTGAAATAGCCAAAGAAATGGGCATCCGCAGTAGAGACGAAATACGGAAACTTTCAATTGATGAGCAACATAAGATGCAGGAAATGACTGCTGAGAGAGTGAGCAAGATGGGTGATGTGGTTGTTGATACTCACTGCACAATAAAAACGCCTGCAGGGTACCTTCCCGGATTTCCTTATAACATTCTAAAAAAGTTAAAGCCCAGACTCATAATTCTTGTAGAAGCAGAACCAGATGAAATTGAAAGAAGGAGGGCAAAGGATAAAGACCTTCGCAAAAGAGACGAGGAAGATCTGGAGGGCATCCGGGAACATCAGCTCATGAACAGGATTGCGGCGATGAGCTATGCAACATTGGTGGGTGCAACAGTTAAAATAGTTAAAAACAATGATGGTATGCTTGAAAAAGCATCACAGGAAATAATAGAGGCTTTAGGATAA